One Deltaproteobacteria bacterium DNA window includes the following coding sequences:
- a CDS encoding nicotinate dehydrogenase medium molybdopterin subunit, whose protein sequence is MPTINMLPRIEAITVSGYPGAGPYGTKGAGEIGSVPPMACIANAIYNATGVRVRRLPLSPENVLRALRESGK, encoded by the coding sequence TGATGCCGACCATCAACATGCTGCCGCGCATCGAGGCCATCACCGTGTCGGGCTATCCCGGCGCCGGCCCCTACGGCACCAAGGGCGCGGGCGAGATAGGCTCGGTGCCGCCCATGGCCTGCATCGCCAACGCCATCTACAACGCCACCGGCGTGCGCGTGCGCAGGCTCCCGCTGAGCCCCGAGAACGTGCTGCGGGCGCTCCGGGAATCCGGGAAATAG